Proteins from one Dromiciops gliroides isolate mDroGli1 chromosome 6, mDroGli1.pri, whole genome shotgun sequence genomic window:
- the LOC122732257 gene encoding all-trans-retinol dehydrogenase [NAD(+)] ADH7-like, translated as MLALWVKSSGHGGCQLVDQLLLGISSHSQPFLEVIKCKAAVLWGLKQPLSIEEVEVAPPKAFEVRIKILATGICQSDNHVITGCLPVTFPIIIGHEATGIVESIGEGVTTVKPGDMVIPLCNSRCGKCSSCIHPRANSCMKYKFSDLLVMSDGTTRFTCRGKPIYHFLKSGTFTEYTVAEEISVAKIDAAAPPEKVCLIGCGFSTGYGAAINIAKVTPGSTCAVFGLGGVGLSVIMGCKAAGASRIIAIDINPRKFEKAKAVGATECINPKDYTKPISEVLKEMTGNSVEYTFEAIGNFETMIDALASCHESYGTSVTIGISLHSKMLTYDPMLLFTGRTWKGCVLGGWKGKEDFPKLVSNFMAKKFDLDQLITHVLPFNKINEGFDLLNKGESIRTVLTF; from the exons atgtTGGCTTTGTGGGTGAAGTCCTCTGGACATGGAGGCTGCCAGCTGGTAGACCAGCTGCTCCTGGGAATCAGCTCCCACAGTCAGCCCTTCTTAGAG GTGATTAAATGCAAAGCTGCTGTGCTGTGGGGCCTGAAGCAACCCTTATCTATTGAGGAAGTGGAAGTTGCCCCACCCAAAGCCTTTGAAGTTCGAATTAAG ATTTTGGCCACAGGAATCTGCCAGTCAGATAACCATGTAATCACTGGATGCCTACCTGTCACTTTTCCAATAATTATAGGACATGAAGCAACTGGGATTGTAGAGAGTATTGGAGAAGGGGTAACTACAGTGAAACCAG GAGATATGGTCATCCCACTGTGCAACTCAAGGTGTGGAAAGTGCTCTTCCTGCATACATCCAAGAGCCAATTCCTGTATGAAATATAA ATTTTCAGATCTACTAGTAATGTCTGATGGCACCACCAGATTTACCTGCAGAGGAAAACCCATCTACCACTTTTTGAAAAGTGGTACTTTCACTGAGTACACAGTGGCAGAAGAAATTTCGGTAGCTAAAATCgatgctgctgctcctcctgagAAGGTGTGCTTAATTGGCTGTGGATTCTCCACTGGTTATGGGGCTGCCATCAACATTGCTAAG GTCACCCCTGGATCTACTTGTGCTGTCTTTGGGCTGGGAGGAGTTGGCCTCTCAGTTATTATGGGATGTAAAGCAGCTGGTGCTTCCCGGATCATTGCAATTGACATCAACCCACGCAAATTTGAGAAGGCCAAGGCAGTAGGAGCCACTGAGTGCATCAACCCTAAGGACTACACCAAGCCCATCAGTGAAGTGCTGAAGGAGATGACTGGCAATTCTGTGGAGTACACCTTTGAGGCCATTGGAAACTTTGAAACTATG atTGATGCCCTGGCTTCCTGCCATGAAAGCTATGGCACCAGTGTGACTATAGGAATTTCTTTACATTCTAAAATGCTCACCTATGATCCCATGCTCCTCTTCACTGGACGCACCTGGAAAGGATGTGTTTTGGGAG gttggaaaggaaaagaggacttCCCAAAATTAGTCTCTAATTTCATGGCAAAGAAATTTGACTTGGACCAGTTAATAACCCATGTTTTACCttttaataaaatcaatgaagGATTTGATCTGCTCAACAAAGGAGAGAG